DNA from Triticum aestivum cultivar Chinese Spring chromosome 7D, IWGSC CS RefSeq v2.1, whole genome shotgun sequence:
CACCACGGCGGCTTGTCAAGGTATATGCCTCGCACGGCTGCTGGGAGAAATAAAAGACGAAGAACTGAAGGCGGCGGTGCTCAACGTCGACAACAAGTCGGCCATCTCACTGAGTAAGAACCCTGTTTACCACGACCGGAGCAAACACATTGAAATcaggtatcatttcatccgggagtGCGTGGAGAACGGGAAGATCCAGATCGAGTTCGTTCGGTCCGGAGATCAACTTGCCGATGTACTCACTAAGGCACTCGGGCGAGTCAAGCTTCAGGAGCAGCGCATGAAGATCGGGATGGTGGAGCTCGACGAAGCACACAAGGCTTAGGGAGTGATTGTGGACTTAAACCTTGTGTATTCGTCAGTTTAGTCTTAGCGGAAAATAAACGCTGCTTAGTCAGCTGAGTAGATAAGTTTGTTAGAAAGTTTTTTCCCTTAGAAATAGTCCACACCTCGCACGAGCTGGATCGTGGGATGGCGCGATCGTTGTGGCTCGGCGTGGCTGTTTTCTCGGGCTGTTAGTGGCCTCGTTTCCCTTCTGTAACAgaataagaggagaagaagaaatgcAGAAAAGTTGCAAGTGTTCGCAACGCAAAACTACTGTATTCTGAGCactctcgtgtgtgtgtgtgtgatctgTGCTTACATCGGCTCAGGGATGGTTGAAAGACGAGAAGACATGCTTGCATCAGAAGAGGAAAAGACTCCGCTAAACACATGTAATGGACGGCATTAAAAATGATTGTGTCCATAGTGGGCCTAGCTAGTGGCCTGGCGGTGCACTGTTCATATTATGATGTGTGTCGAAAGATCGTTCCTATTCTGACAAGGGAGAAAAAACTCGAGTTCACATCTGAGAGAGGGCTGGAAAGGAATGATGAGATGGGTGGAGAATTGCTGATGTGGCGCATGGTTGAGGTGGATAGGCTACATGTTTAGATAAATAGATTAGTGGgggtgaacttcttaagtatataggatgtgtacttcattcttcttcttctacatGCTTACGAAAATTGAAAGACATTGACAATTAGTGGCTAGTTGTCAAGGCTTTGAGAAACACCACACGTCCTCAATTTCTGAGCTTGCTAGGCGCAAACCGATACCGTGATGTATGGGCTTCGCCATAATCGTTGGATGTAGTCCTTCTAAGCAGTCAGTTCTACGCAGTAAATCCTCGAGTATATTCATTTGGTTACTTCTTCGAGATGTTCACTTTGACCCCACAGTAGAGGATTCCATTGTCTGGATTGCTTTAACCTTGAGGTTTTACTCGACGTTGTTCGCACACAATCACAATTAACCGGCGCCACGATCCCTTTTCTTTTCACGAAATTTGGATTTCCAAGGCCAAGCTGCAATGTAAGCTATTTATGTGGCTTTTCCTTCATAGTAAGGCTCTTACCGCGGATCGTCTGGCCATCCAAGGTTGTGGGCATGAAACAAATGAGCAACTAGCACGCAAATGCCTATTCTCTCGTGGGGTGTGGGACATTCGTTTCCTCCTGGCTTTCTATAACCAATGGGATGATACTCTTCTTCACTGCCCTTGAGGAATTGTGGAATTTGAACATCTAGCACAACACCGTTTCGGCATGTGAGTACCTAGGTGTTGTGGTATGTTCGGAAAGAGTGAAGCTATCTATTGTGGTGTGTTTGGAAAGAGTGACACAATCAGATATGTGTTGTGATGTGTATCTTCATTGACTTCTCCCTCATCGTGCTTGAGTTTGCATACTTTGTCACGGAGGACATTAACCAAGTGTGTCCCTCCTTTGCGTCAGACATGCGGCTACGTGTCTTTTGGGGATGTAATCTTGTTGTAATTTCCTTTTTTCGCTTTCATCTTATAAATaacatttgttcttctttttctATCTTTTTATCCTAGAAAATTAAAGGTCGAGCCTGAATCAATAAGTCAAAGTCAGAGCTGATAAGCAAACAACTATTGGAGGGAGTATTATTATTATTAAACAAAAGTGGAAAGGAAGGGGAACGTGTTACAGAATGGTGTAAATCCTGCTCCACATATATATACGATGAGTCCATCTTTGCGGTGCATAGCATGCATTACGGTGCAGTAAACCAGATTTCACACGGACTTGAGCTTCTTAGCGATGCCGGCGAAGTACCTCCCCTGGTGCTCCGCCAAAGCGAGCTCGGCGCCAGTGGGCACCCTGCTACCGTCGGCGCCGGCGAAGGTGCCCGCCCCGTACGCGCTGCCGCCCTTGACCTCGTCCATGATCAGCATGCCGGCGCCGTGCGTGCCCCCGACAGGCACGAACAGCATGCCGTGGTGCGCCAGCTGCGTGACGGCCGTGAGCGCGGTGGACTCCTGGCCGCCGCCCTGGGTGGCCGTCGCGAAGAAGACGCCCGCGGGCTTGCCGGCGAGGGACTGCTCCTTCCAGAGGCCGCCGGTGGAGTCGAAGAAGGCCTTCATCTGCGCCGCCATCATGCCGAACCGCGTCGGGGTGCCGAACAGGACGCCGTCGGCCTCGGCCAGCTGGCCCGCCGTGATGACGGGGTGGTCCTGGCGCCCCGGCGCGGCGTGCATCTTCGCCAGCACGCCCTCCGGCAGCGTCTCCGGCACCCGCCATATGGTGACCTCCACGCCGGGGACGGAGTCGGCGCCCTTCTTTATCTCCTCCGCCAGCGTCGCGACGTGCCCCCAGGTCGAGTAGTACCTGCAGATAAATGAAGATAATACATAGAGCGGCCGGTCAGATCAGTGACAGTGAGCTAGCTAGCCGGAAGTAAAAGGGGTGAGCGAAGGCTGGGCGTGCATTGATTACACGATGTATATCTTGGTCGCCATTGCAGGAGAGTTCTGCTCTCCTATGATTGTGAAGGAAGAAGACTGAGAGGCACCGGTATTTATATAGAAAGACCGTAGTGTGCTAACTGATTCAGTGGAGTGGCAGCAGTAGTTCTATACACTAAACTGGTTCAGTGGTGCTAATGGCGTCCGCTATCTTGGAAAAGCCATGGCTGCTAAGCGCTACTAGTAATTTAGAATGATCAAGTGTGACAGTGCGCAATATGTAATGAGGGAAAAGCAACACGAATCCACAATAACGGGGTTAGGTGATGATGACGGGAGCTGCTTTGCAAAGCAGCCTAGGTTGTGCGAGGTCATTTAGGCTTTGGCAAATGGCAAGTTGCTTGAGGAAGGGATTTTTTTTTCCTTCTGAATGAAACTTTGTTGTACGCTAATTATGAAAAATAAGACACCAGTTACACTATTACAATGGCATAGTATCGACAACATGACGCTTCCGCGCACCACGAATATATGGTTCATTGACTCATACTGTACGTGATTACCCATAGCTTTCCGCTGGTGGCCGCTGCTCCCTAACCAGCTGACGTGACCAAGAGAATACCTAAGACTAAGTTTCAAAAAAAAGAATACCTAAGACTACCGCAGAACAAACTAATAGCGGTGTGTCCAAAGGAAGCAGATTTTGGCTCTCGGACGATGCGAGTGCATCCgctattt
Protein-coding regions in this window:
- the LOC123169998 gene encoding quinone-oxidoreductase QR2, which translates into the protein MATKIYIVYYSTWGHVATLAEEIKKGADSVPGVEVTIWRVPETLPEGVLAKMHAAPGRQDHPVITAGQLAEADGVLFGTPTRFGMMAAQMKAFFDSTGGLWKEQSLAGKPAGVFFATATQGGGQESTALTAVTQLAHHGMLFVPVGGTHGAGMLIMDEVKGGSAYGAGTFAGADGSRVPTGAELALAEHQGRYFAGIAKKLKSV